One window of Dehalobacterium formicoaceticum genomic DNA carries:
- the hpsH gene encoding (2S)-3-sulfopropanediol dehydratase activating enzyme, whose translation MTSNENFDKNKMGYVFNIQRYSVHDGPGIRTMIFLKGCPLRCSWCSNPESHERHPEIAYNKNKCIGTNECIRCIEICLKGAIKKGPDDKIMIDRELCNNCGACAEVCPAKAITVYGKLMSVEEVLKEAEADSIFFSRSGGGITISGGEPFTQAEFTIELLKEAKKRRHNTAIETTGYTDWENLSEACKYLNSILYDIKSMDSEKHKKFTGVSNELILDNFKKMCTAYPSLAVHVRTPVIPGFNDTEGDIRAIIAFIKDFPNVKYELLPYHRLGQQKYEFIGKDYPCVNLRPDDNKMKVLNEIVNNSYTSDQ comes from the coding sequence ATGACAAGTAATGAAAATTTTGACAAGAACAAAATGGGCTATGTCTTTAATATTCAAAGATATTCCGTACATGACGGGCCCGGTATCAGAACCATGATCTTCCTGAAAGGCTGTCCTTTAAGATGCAGCTGGTGCAGCAATCCGGAATCCCATGAGCGGCATCCCGAAATAGCCTATAATAAAAACAAATGCATTGGAACCAATGAATGTATTCGTTGTATTGAGATTTGTCTCAAAGGGGCCATTAAAAAAGGACCTGATGACAAGATTATGATTGACCGGGAGCTGTGCAATAATTGCGGGGCATGTGCTGAGGTTTGCCCTGCCAAAGCTATAACTGTCTATGGAAAACTAATGAGTGTGGAAGAAGTTTTAAAAGAGGCGGAAGCAGACAGTATCTTCTTCTCCCGCTCCGGCGGCGGAATCACCATCAGTGGAGGTGAACCTTTTACGCAGGCGGAATTCACTATTGAACTGCTTAAAGAAGCAAAAAAAAGGCGGCATAATACAGCCATTGAAACAACGGGTTATACAGATTGGGAAAACCTATCAGAGGCATGTAAATACCTAAACTCAATATTGTATGATATTAAATCCATGGACTCCGAAAAACACAAAAAATTTACCGGAGTTTCAAATGAACTTATCCTCGATAACTTTAAGAAAATGTGTACTGCTTATCCCAGTTTAGCAGTACATGTAAGAACCCCGGTAATACCGGGATTTAATGATACCGAGGGAGATATCCGAGCTATTATCGCATTCATCAAAGACTTCCCTAATGTAAAGTATGAACTTCTTCCCTACCACCGTCTAGGCCAGCAAAAATATGAGTTCATTGGCAAAGATTACCCCTGTGTCAATCTCAGACCGGATGATAATAAGATGAAAGTTTTAAATGAAATCGTAAACAATAGTTACACCTCTGATCAATAA
- a CDS encoding aryl-sulfate sulfotransferase — MGQPFIHPTGVTMYDPEKCFNGYTILNAPKLGTVIIDMNGNVVRVFKDLMGFPNKILPGGYVMGSRGRRNGKFGYQDQVDLIQVDWEGKVVWEFNKLEHIEDEGEKPQWMARQHHDFQREGNPVGYYVPGMECKTDGGNTLILCHKNCYNKRISDKQLLDDVIVEVDWEGNVVWEWNAVDHFNEYGFDAVAKLAIYKNPNMHEAGGGMGDWMHINSMSVLGPNKWYDKGDERFHPDNIIWDARESNICAIISKETGKVVWKMGPDFSDDPKLRKIGQIIGQHHVHMIPQGLPGAGNILIFDNGGWSGYGAPSNVSRDGTKVNIADRSRVLELNPVTMKVVWQIAGSELMDYGSPLINDYRFYSPLTSAAQRLPNGNTFITEGVGGRFFEVTRMKEVVWEFISPFTENPAVIFYRGYRYPYSYIPQLPEPKETAIPKLDIRKFRVPGAADCEVKEENVRSVEGTIGYPAVHQGCVAAGDQDLSLQDDDDYDGYTKF, encoded by the coding sequence ATGGGTCAACCTTTTATTCATCCTACAGGAGTAACCATGTACGATCCGGAAAAATGTTTTAACGGTTATACCATTTTGAATGCACCAAAGTTAGGTACTGTAATCATCGACATGAATGGAAATGTAGTTCGTGTATTTAAAGATCTTATGGGTTTCCCCAATAAAATTCTTCCCGGCGGTTATGTTATGGGGAGCCGCGGCAGAAGAAACGGTAAATTTGGCTATCAGGATCAAGTTGATCTGATTCAGGTGGATTGGGAAGGAAAAGTGGTTTGGGAATTCAACAAATTAGAACATATTGAAGATGAAGGCGAAAAGCCGCAATGGATGGCTCGCCAACATCATGATTTTCAAAGAGAGGGGAACCCCGTTGGTTATTATGTTCCCGGCATGGAGTGTAAAACCGATGGTGGCAACACCTTAATTCTTTGTCATAAGAACTGCTATAATAAACGCATTTCCGATAAACAACTACTGGACGATGTCATTGTCGAAGTAGACTGGGAAGGCAATGTTGTTTGGGAGTGGAATGCTGTAGATCATTTCAACGAATACGGCTTTGATGCTGTTGCTAAATTAGCCATCTATAAGAACCCCAACATGCATGAAGCAGGAGGCGGTATGGGTGACTGGATGCACATTAACTCCATGAGCGTTCTAGGGCCCAACAAATGGTACGATAAAGGTGATGAGCGTTTCCATCCGGATAATATTATTTGGGATGCACGTGAGTCCAATATTTGTGCGATTATCTCCAAAGAAACTGGAAAAGTAGTTTGGAAAATGGGTCCTGATTTCAGTGACGATCCGAAGCTCCGGAAAATTGGGCAAATCATTGGTCAACACCATGTTCATATGATTCCCCAAGGTTTACCTGGTGCGGGAAACATCCTTATTTTTGATAATGGTGGTTGGTCCGGATATGGCGCACCCAGTAATGTCTCCAGAGACGGTACCAAAGTTAACATTGCTGACCGTTCACGTGTCTTGGAATTAAACCCTGTGACCATGAAAGTGGTTTGGCAAATCGCGGGAAGTGAACTTATGGATTACGGTTCCCCCCTTATTAATGATTATCGTTTCTACAGTCCATTAACAAGTGCTGCCCAGCGTCTTCCTAATGGGAACACCTTTATTACCGAAGGTGTAGGCGGTCGTTTCTTCGAAGTTACCAGAATGAAAGAAGTTGTGTGGGAATTCATCTCCCCCTTTACGGAGAATCCGGCTGTGATTTTCTATCGCGGATATCGTTATCCTTATAGCTATATCCCACAGCTTCCCGAACCAAAAGAAACGGCTATCCCCAAGCTTGACATTCGTAAATTCCGCGTTCCCGGAGCAGCTGATTGTGAAGTTAAGGAAGAAAATGTACGCTCAGTAGAAGGAACCATCGGATATCCTGCGGTTCATCAAGGCTGCGTAGCGGCCGGGGATCAGGATCTTTCCTTGCAAGATGATGATGATTACGATGGCTACACCAAGTTCTAA
- a CDS encoding Crp/Fnr family transcriptional regulator has product MQDSEILYLWSPWLDTSNTPWEEILDLGRKRHYKKNSIILGQGQTVSELCYLHTGEIKLSSTSASGNEKPIWYIKAGNVFGEVPFFDHGIMNSYFICTEDCSVYFFSKEVLMETIFPKYPHIVMNIFETMAKKLRLMSSQINDLSLNPPKLRVYKMIYASLSHNETAHISQQELADLLGMHRITLNRIISDLKNDGIIQKNENEKRFSLCDPKGLLELIEAEQE; this is encoded by the coding sequence ATGCAAGATAGTGAAATTTTATACTTATGGTCCCCTTGGTTGGATACCTCAAATACACCTTGGGAAGAAATCTTGGATTTGGGTAGAAAGCGGCATTACAAAAAAAACAGTATCATCTTGGGGCAAGGTCAAACCGTTAGTGAACTCTGTTATTTGCACACCGGTGAAATTAAATTATCCAGTACCAGTGCCAGCGGTAACGAAAAACCAATCTGGTATATAAAAGCAGGGAATGTCTTTGGGGAGGTCCCTTTTTTTGATCATGGCATTATGAATAGTTATTTTATCTGCACCGAAGATTGTAGTGTTTATTTTTTTAGTAAAGAAGTACTTATGGAAACTATTTTTCCTAAATATCCCCATATTGTAATGAATATCTTTGAAACAATGGCTAAAAAGCTTCGCTTGATGTCCAGCCAAATTAACGATTTAAGCCTTAATCCTCCTAAATTACGCGTTTATAAAATGATCTATGCCTCATTGTCCCATAATGAAACTGCGCACATATCACAACAAGAGTTAGCAGATCTATTAGGTATGCATCGGATTACCTTAAACCGGATAATTTCAGATTTAAAGAATGATGGGATTATCCAAAAAAATGAAAACGAAAAAAGATTTTCTCTTTGTGATCCTAAAGGTTTATTAGAATTAATTGAGGCTGAACAAGAATAA